From one Perca flavescens isolate YP-PL-M2 chromosome 19, PFLA_1.0, whole genome shotgun sequence genomic stretch:
- the LOC114574053 gene encoding calmodulin-binding transcription activator 2 isoform X1 yields MTARDTHTPQLLEELHTHTHMTARDTHTPQLLEELHTHTHMTARDTHTPQLPPSPPSTSPDTGLSSSSSLPSPSGPSSPSPSSAYSSGPAPMDTSPSSPSSPSSSSSSSSSSLPVSPPSPSSLPLSSLAPVSVWGEEPSAGLSNAAGLGASGSRDSPLYLMDYESAAHVHAYTNVHAAGGRRAHAAAATLEEQLLSYSENTENEGEEEEYLEEEVLQVDMATLAEQIIEATPERIKQEDFPRGAESPLRERRDNPAMQDTWLATYLDTVDAHSHSPPRRVCPPSPLSALALQRLRPPSSAAWAEFLNASANGKIERDFALLTLTDGEQRELYEAARIIQNAFRRYKGRRLKEQQDVAAAVIQRCYRKYKQYALYKKMTQAAILIQSKFRSYYEQKRFQQSRRAAVLIQQYYRSYKEYERLKQGPRGATGHNPKKSFLTKKQDQAARKIMRFLRRCRHRIKELKQTRELERRGLTT; encoded by the exons atgACGGCCCGGGACACGCACACGCCACAGCTGCTGGAGGAGctgcacacgcacactcacatgACGGCCCGGGACACGCACACGCCACAGCTGCTGGAGGAGctgcacacgcacactcacatgACGGCCCGGGACACGCACACGCCACAGCTGCCGCCCTCTCCCCCGTCTACCAGCCCGGACACAG GTCTGAGTTCGTCCAGCAGCCTCCCCTCCCCCAGCGGCCCGTCCTCCCCGTCTCCGAGCTCGGCCTACTCCAGCGGGCCGGCCCCCATGGacacctccccctcctctccttcctctccttcctcctcctcttcctcttcttcttcttcactgcctgtctcccccccctccccctcctccctccctctctcctccctcgcTCCGGTGTCGGTGTGGGGGGAGGAGCCCAGCGCCGGACTCAGTAACGCAG CAGGTCTGGGTGCCAGTGGCTCCAGAGACTCTCCTCTTTACCTCATGGACTACGAGAGCGCCGCCCACGTGCACGCTTACACGAACGTGCACGCCGCGGGCGGACGGCGGGCACACGCCGCCGCGGCAACGCTGGAGGAGCAGCTGCTGAGCTACAGCGAGAACACCGAGAacgaaggagaggaggaggagtacctggaggaggaggtgctacag GTTGACATGGCAACGCTGGCAGAGCAGATCATCGAGGCGACTCCTGAGCGAATCAAACAGGAGGATTTCCCCCGGGGGGCGGAGTCTCCGCTCAGAGAGAGGCGGGACAACCCGGCCATGCAGGACACCTGGTTGGCTACGTACCTGGACACGGTCGACGCCCACTCGCACTCGCCGCCCAG GCGCGTGTGCCCCCCCTCGCCCCTCAGCGCTCTGGCCCTGCAGAGGCTCCGCCCCCCCTCCTCGGCGGCGTGGGCGGAGTTCCTGAACGCCTCGGCCAATgggaagatagagagagacttcGCCCTGCTGACGCTGACGGACGGAGAGCAGAGGGAGCTGTACGAGGCAGCCAGGATCATTCAGAACGCCTTCAGGAGATACAAG gGTCGGAGGCTGAAGGAGCAGCAGGATGTGGCTGCAGCCGTCATTCAGAGATGCTACAGGAAATACAAACAG tACGCCCTCTATAAGAAGATGACCCAGGCAGCCATCTTGATCCAGTCCAAGTTCCGCTCGTACTACGAGCAGAAGCGGTTCCAGCAGAGCCGGCGGGCCGCGGTGCTGATCCAGCAGTACTACCGCAGCTACAAGGAGTACGAGAGGCTGAAGCAGGGGCCCCGGGGGGCCACGGGACACAACCCCAAGAA GTCGTTCCTGACAAAGAAACAAGACCAGGCAGCGAGGAAGATCATGAGGTTCCTGAGACGCTGcagacacag GATTAAAGAGCTGAAGCAGACGAGGGAGCTGGAGCGCAGAGGACTGACCACTTAG
- the LOC114574053 gene encoding calmodulin-binding transcription activator 2 isoform X2, with protein sequence MTARDTHTPQLLEELHTHTHMTARDTHTPQLLEELHTHTHMTARDTHTPQLPPSPPSTSPDTGLSSSSSLPSPSGPSSPSPSSAYSSGPAPMDTSPSSPSSPSSSSSSSSSSLPVSPPSPSSLPLSSLAPVSVWGEEPSAGLSNAGLGASGSRDSPLYLMDYESAAHVHAYTNVHAAGGRRAHAAAATLEEQLLSYSENTENEGEEEEYLEEEVLQVDMATLAEQIIEATPERIKQEDFPRGAESPLRERRDNPAMQDTWLATYLDTVDAHSHSPPRRVCPPSPLSALALQRLRPPSSAAWAEFLNASANGKIERDFALLTLTDGEQRELYEAARIIQNAFRRYKGRRLKEQQDVAAAVIQRCYRKYKQYALYKKMTQAAILIQSKFRSYYEQKRFQQSRRAAVLIQQYYRSYKEYERLKQGPRGATGHNPKKSFLTKKQDQAARKIMRFLRRCRHRIKELKQTRELERRGLTT encoded by the exons atgACGGCCCGGGACACGCACACGCCACAGCTGCTGGAGGAGctgcacacgcacactcacatgACGGCCCGGGACACGCACACGCCACAGCTGCTGGAGGAGctgcacacgcacactcacatgACGGCCCGGGACACGCACACGCCACAGCTGCCGCCCTCTCCCCCGTCTACCAGCCCGGACACAG GTCTGAGTTCGTCCAGCAGCCTCCCCTCCCCCAGCGGCCCGTCCTCCCCGTCTCCGAGCTCGGCCTACTCCAGCGGGCCGGCCCCCATGGacacctccccctcctctccttcctctccttcctcctcctcttcctcttcttcttcttcactgcctgtctcccccccctccccctcctccctccctctctcctccctcgcTCCGGTGTCGGTGTGGGGGGAGGAGCCCAGCGCCGGACTCAGTAACGCAG GTCTGGGTGCCAGTGGCTCCAGAGACTCTCCTCTTTACCTCATGGACTACGAGAGCGCCGCCCACGTGCACGCTTACACGAACGTGCACGCCGCGGGCGGACGGCGGGCACACGCCGCCGCGGCAACGCTGGAGGAGCAGCTGCTGAGCTACAGCGAGAACACCGAGAacgaaggagaggaggaggagtacctggaggaggaggtgctacag GTTGACATGGCAACGCTGGCAGAGCAGATCATCGAGGCGACTCCTGAGCGAATCAAACAGGAGGATTTCCCCCGGGGGGCGGAGTCTCCGCTCAGAGAGAGGCGGGACAACCCGGCCATGCAGGACACCTGGTTGGCTACGTACCTGGACACGGTCGACGCCCACTCGCACTCGCCGCCCAG GCGCGTGTGCCCCCCCTCGCCCCTCAGCGCTCTGGCCCTGCAGAGGCTCCGCCCCCCCTCCTCGGCGGCGTGGGCGGAGTTCCTGAACGCCTCGGCCAATgggaagatagagagagacttcGCCCTGCTGACGCTGACGGACGGAGAGCAGAGGGAGCTGTACGAGGCAGCCAGGATCATTCAGAACGCCTTCAGGAGATACAAG gGTCGGAGGCTGAAGGAGCAGCAGGATGTGGCTGCAGCCGTCATTCAGAGATGCTACAGGAAATACAAACAG tACGCCCTCTATAAGAAGATGACCCAGGCAGCCATCTTGATCCAGTCCAAGTTCCGCTCGTACTACGAGCAGAAGCGGTTCCAGCAGAGCCGGCGGGCCGCGGTGCTGATCCAGCAGTACTACCGCAGCTACAAGGAGTACGAGAGGCTGAAGCAGGGGCCCCGGGGGGCCACGGGACACAACCCCAAGAA GTCGTTCCTGACAAAGAAACAAGACCAGGCAGCGAGGAAGATCATGAGGTTCCTGAGACGCTGcagacacag GATTAAAGAGCTGAAGCAGACGAGGGAGCTGGAGCGCAGAGGACTGACCACTTAG
- the LOC114574053 gene encoding calmodulin-binding transcription activator 2 isoform X3 yields MTARDTHTPQLLEELHTHTHMTARDTHTPQLPPSPPSTSPDTGLSSSSSLPSPSGPSSPSPSSAYSSGPAPMDTSPSSPSSPSSSSSSSSSSLPVSPPSPSSLPLSSLAPVSVWGEEPSAGLSNAAGLGASGSRDSPLYLMDYESAAHVHAYTNVHAAGGRRAHAAAATLEEQLLSYSENTENEGEEEEYLEEEVLQVDMATLAEQIIEATPERIKQEDFPRGAESPLRERRDNPAMQDTWLATYLDTVDAHSHSPPRRVCPPSPLSALALQRLRPPSSAAWAEFLNASANGKIERDFALLTLTDGEQRELYEAARIIQNAFRRYKGRRLKEQQDVAAAVIQRCYRKYKQYALYKKMTQAAILIQSKFRSYYEQKRFQQSRRAAVLIQQYYRSYKEYERLKQGPRGATGHNPKKSFLTKKQDQAARKIMRFLRRCRHRIKELKQTRELERRGLTT; encoded by the exons atgACGGCCCGGGACACGCACACGCCACAGCTGCTGGAGGAGctgcacacgcacactcacatgACGGCCCGGGACACGCACACGCCACAGCTGCCGCCCTCTCCCCCGTCTACCAGCCCGGACACAG GTCTGAGTTCGTCCAGCAGCCTCCCCTCCCCCAGCGGCCCGTCCTCCCCGTCTCCGAGCTCGGCCTACTCCAGCGGGCCGGCCCCCATGGacacctccccctcctctccttcctctccttcctcctcctcttcctcttcttcttcttcactgcctgtctcccccccctccccctcctccctccctctctcctccctcgcTCCGGTGTCGGTGTGGGGGGAGGAGCCCAGCGCCGGACTCAGTAACGCAG CAGGTCTGGGTGCCAGTGGCTCCAGAGACTCTCCTCTTTACCTCATGGACTACGAGAGCGCCGCCCACGTGCACGCTTACACGAACGTGCACGCCGCGGGCGGACGGCGGGCACACGCCGCCGCGGCAACGCTGGAGGAGCAGCTGCTGAGCTACAGCGAGAACACCGAGAacgaaggagaggaggaggagtacctggaggaggaggtgctacag GTTGACATGGCAACGCTGGCAGAGCAGATCATCGAGGCGACTCCTGAGCGAATCAAACAGGAGGATTTCCCCCGGGGGGCGGAGTCTCCGCTCAGAGAGAGGCGGGACAACCCGGCCATGCAGGACACCTGGTTGGCTACGTACCTGGACACGGTCGACGCCCACTCGCACTCGCCGCCCAG GCGCGTGTGCCCCCCCTCGCCCCTCAGCGCTCTGGCCCTGCAGAGGCTCCGCCCCCCCTCCTCGGCGGCGTGGGCGGAGTTCCTGAACGCCTCGGCCAATgggaagatagagagagacttcGCCCTGCTGACGCTGACGGACGGAGAGCAGAGGGAGCTGTACGAGGCAGCCAGGATCATTCAGAACGCCTTCAGGAGATACAAG gGTCGGAGGCTGAAGGAGCAGCAGGATGTGGCTGCAGCCGTCATTCAGAGATGCTACAGGAAATACAAACAG tACGCCCTCTATAAGAAGATGACCCAGGCAGCCATCTTGATCCAGTCCAAGTTCCGCTCGTACTACGAGCAGAAGCGGTTCCAGCAGAGCCGGCGGGCCGCGGTGCTGATCCAGCAGTACTACCGCAGCTACAAGGAGTACGAGAGGCTGAAGCAGGGGCCCCGGGGGGCCACGGGACACAACCCCAAGAA GTCGTTCCTGACAAAGAAACAAGACCAGGCAGCGAGGAAGATCATGAGGTTCCTGAGACGCTGcagacacag GATTAAAGAGCTGAAGCAGACGAGGGAGCTGGAGCGCAGAGGACTGACCACTTAG